Below is a genomic region from Erigeron canadensis isolate Cc75 chromosome 7, C_canadensis_v1, whole genome shotgun sequence.
AACTGATGAGAATCATGCAGATCTTATCTGACACATTATATTCATGCATGCAACTGTGTGGGTGTCAGACTGTCACCCACTAACTTGTGTACATAAAATCTCTATTTTACGGCATACGTTGCTAGTTAGCAAAAGTATTTACAAAAAATGAGGATATCCACTATCCTGGTCACTTTTTTCTTAGAACTCGCATAAGCCatgttttaggtaaaatttTTAGGGTAAATGACAAATACATGGCCAACACATGTGGCTCatatctgacagaaaatctatctaATAAGTGTTTCACCCATTTTCTTAGAGTGCACCAAAATGCAGCGTTTTAGATAAAACGTAGGCGGTAGACGATCCGGCACATTATATATGCATGCAACTGTGTGGGTGTCAGACTGTGACCCACTAACTTGTGTACATAAAACTCTCTATTTTACAACATACGTTGCTAGTTAgcaaaagtatttaaaaaaaaacatactcatTTTTTGGGAGGACATCCACTATCCTGGTCACTTTATTCGGATAACTTGCATAAGcaacgttttaggtaaaacatttatggtaaacaaaaaatataggGACAACACTTGTGGATAATATCTGACAGAAAATCCCATTTTCTTGGAGTGCACCAAAAAAAGGTTGTGTTTTAGATAAAACGTAGACAGTAAACGATAAAACTGATGAGAATCATGTAGATCTTATCTGACATATTATATCCATACATGCAACTGTGTGGGTGTCAGACTGTCACCCACTAACTTGTGCACGTAAAATCTCTGTTTTACGACATACGTTGCTAGTTAgcaaaagtatttaaaaaaatatattcattttttggGAGGACATCCACTATCCTGGTCACTTTATTCGGAGAGCTCGTATAAGCAACATCTTAGGTAAAACGTTTATGGTAAACGACAAATATAGGGCCAACAATTGTGGATAATATCTAACAGAAAATCTATCAAATAAGTGTTGCACCCATTTTCTTCGAGTGCACCAATATGCtgcattttatataaaatataggcGGTAAACGACAAAACCGGTGAGAATCATGCAGATCTTATCTGAAAAATTatatccatgcatgcaactgtGTGGGTGTCAGACTGTTACCCACTAACTTGTGTACATAAAACTCctcgttttatgtaaaacgctGTTAGTTAACGACAAATGCATTGACAAacattcattttttaaattggTTTGCACCATAAATAGTATGTTTTATGTTACATGTTTGAACTAAAAAAGTATTTGCTATTTAATTTATTCTTCTTGATAAGCGtgtattttgtgataaaaacccctattgAAAGACctcatttttatgttttaaaggAGTTAATATTCTGAAACTATCAGTACTTAATGAATcgtatgtttatgcaggttGATAGAAGATGCAAGTGAGTTGAAACGGCATTAAGTGACTCAAGATGAAgacctatgaagttacaagacacaatgAGGTGATTCGGGAGCCGAACAAAGAAGTATGAGAAGCAGCAGCATCTGCCAGCGTCGCTGGAGCCCTCTCCAGCGCCGCTGGGCGGCCCAGACCAGCAACTGACCTATTCACCTATTTAAGCCGAAACAACCCTCAAAatcctaagagagagccgattcagcagtcCTAGCCGCCCATATTCAATCTTAGGTCAACTTTGCAAATTctaaggaggttttggagcgtttaataccttttttttttcatcctcAACCTAGATCTactctttcattttattttcaattggtaaacaatgtcttttattttttcagtttttgttattcctttaataatgtcaGGCTAGTAGGCTAAATACTtatttggatcgatgtgatcatgtagacgtatatttattttacattaattgttAGATATgctggagtgtgttttactgtttatcgtagatacATGTTTTACTAGATTTTCATATTATTACCAGTTCTAAATCTgcattttattgatttaactCTGATGATCGGTCTATAATCATACACTAGAATTAATACATTAGGATGGAAAACACTAGTTGATCTATAACTAGTTGTAAAAGGTGATTTACTTGTAACCGAGAGATCCATAGCCGTAGTAATTAGGCTGAATATAACATGAAGGTTAATAATCTCAGGCGCCATCCAGTGACTTGGAAACGAgtactgtggtcaccggagataATTATTATCTGGTCATCGCTTAAGAGTCGGGTAACTTaaagatgaactagtaacacgaactttaggtcattaatgcttaaacaatgaatctaacgagaaattgtttataaaataatgtgAGTCTAGGGACAACACTAGTAatttaggcaaagtgaatcgaacgagaatctgagccgtgattaagtttccaacagactagcAAGTAGGTAGAATgatatttggtcgtaccatgagatcggagatgtcaaacaagtattttaatttaattactgttattcgctttttcaaactattttcagacttagcctctcgctgaataagcggttgcggtttctatttacttttcagttttaattagtttaataggaaatcgtgacaactccacaaccgctagaattacacatattattaAATTAGGTAGTGCAAGCGTCCCTGCTCACTTAATTATACTACATTCatcgggttctctgctcgtaagtgtgtgtgtgtgtgtttggaataattacttgtacaacttataaatttaaagcataaaaaaacctatattttttagaaaaaactcgcttgattaaaaactaataaCTTACTGTCTATATTGTAAATTCAagttttatacaaattttaaaatacaattACATAAACCTTAAGAAAACGACTCTGTTTTATGTAAAACGCTGCATTTATGGTTAGAAAACGACACTGACATATATAAATTTGAAGTGAAATGCCCAGTTTAGACACTTCAGCTAATACTTAGTGTTTTATGTAAAATGGCATCAAAAACGAGAATTTAGTCATTCCCCTGACATGAGTGTCATAGCACGTGTAATTCTCAAACAGTGTTTTGCTATCTACACACCGGCCAAATGCagcgttttatgtaaaacgggTATAAAACGGgaagttttacataaaacgacACGTTTTGGTAGTGTTTACTTCAAACAGTTCATGTGTTTAGATAGCCGTCTCTTTATTTATAGGATAACTTTGAATCCCCTAAGCTATTTAATGTTGCAATATGTTCAAATTCTAGTGGTCGTTGTGCACGAAAATGAATGTGAACAATGATGTTGTTTGTACTTTGTACCTTTGGTGCCCTATTTACGTGTGCTTACATATTTGTCCTACCATTTAAGTAGTTACAtctttaattatcattatcaaatctttattattaaacttagaaaaatatcatatatatagtgataagACTCATAAGTAGATATATAGTTTAATTGGAACATAATGAGTAATAAATTgattacaaattaaatatgGGCTTTTTGAGTAAATAAGTTTAATAATGCAATCGTATATAACTTACTTTATAACATGATTTACACTAGTATGCGATATGATACTGCGATAGGTGGTCATTAAGACTCGATGTTTTTGAAGGATGTcataattgaaacatggtttgtCTTTGTCACGATCTTACAGTTAGCTAGTTTTATTGGACTATGAACCCACGGTGATATAATTGTAACGTCTATCATTTTGTGATAGTAATATACATGAGTAAATTAAATACCCTCTCCCGAGTCGACCGAGTATTTAAAATAAACTTCTGATTCCCCACCTCGCCGAGTTGAGTACGGTTTAAGAGTTCTCCAACCTTGATACACACAAAATGATATGAAACCTAAATTTATTAACTAATCTAACGTATAGTTTTCAagtttgaattattattatgttattgtatTTAAACATAACATTCATGTTTAAATATGAAGTttgaaacatatttttaaagttttattacatgtaatttcaaaaatacttatgtttgtatataaaatcCAATCTGAGTTCTTCCCGAATCGAGTCTGATTCTCAAAAAACTCCTGACTCCCCCTTGCCGAATCGAGTTCGAGTCACTAGTTACCTTGGAAATTATCGGATTATAAATAGTactcttttttaatattttgactaCCATTATTTGtcacatacagttacaaaatTATCAATACTGATGTTAAAGAaagttaaaactataaaagtacGTTATCTGATTATAAATACTCTTTTAATCTTAGGCAACAATATTCGGCCGATAATACGCCCCTTTATTCATAGCTGATAGCTACATAATAATATCTCAATGATGCACTTTAATTTAGTAGCCGAAATCCATGCATGTGGCAGAGTAAAAAGAAGGTAACTGAAAAAGGGTCCTAATGATACAACAACAGTGGAGACTACAACAATGTGGAATTAAATTCCATAGAAGGGGACAACACACATGCATCAAACTGATTATTAAATTAACCTGCAAAGTTGGTTgccctttcttttttcttcttttatacaACCATATATTAATCCTTTTAGAAATAGATACTAGTATGTGTGACATACGATTGACTTTTTGCAtaacgaaaataaaatgaaagtatATTTTCACATGCGAAACACAACGTACTTTagatttttttgataaataaaaacacCATTCTGATTTAGAATTAGATTATGGTTTATAAAAGTTTGGACTATTAATTAAACATGAAATTTAAAGAATACACATCactcaaataaaaaagaagattgGATTCTAGTTATTAAAATTAGACATGATATTCCGGTATAAAATGAGAGGTATATATAACATCAAAGTGCATGACACACTCAGCAAGATCAATAATATATGACAGTTGACAAGCTTAATATGATAAGCTTAAGTAGCTAGTATAATAATGATGAAAACGaacataaatagatatatagctagattaaaaaaaaagtgatggccggcttagatttaaaaaaaaaatcgttttAGTAATTAGTATTAGAAATAAGTATTGACAATATCGACCGAATTTGACAACCTTGTTTTAGATTGCCCAAAACACGTACATATACACAACGTATTTGTTTCCTTTTAACggtgatatatattattaaaatctaGAATTACAACGTACAAGAACGACAATTTTAGATCCGTCACGAAAACTTAATTTACTGTGAGAAATATAAAATGAGTGGAAACAAAAATACCTGTTACAGAAGGTCGATCAAGAGGTGTATTATTTGTATGTAacatatttaaaaacataattgaTTACGTAGAATAGAAAATACGTacaaatagtataaatacaccAATAATAAGCTGAGagcataatataataatttttgacaatttcaaatttttaatgCACAAATTAACcaaatataagtataattaaTACTCTtagttttaaaacaaaaataaaggtATAAGAATATGATAACACCAAAAACTAATTTAACTAATTTTCTATCATATATCAAATACAAACCAATCATCaatttatattatacaaaaaagTGTTAAATAAAAGGGATAAGTAtattggaatgtaacaaactttgaacgaatgtatatagtaggaaataactaaagttgtgtttattgtatgtaaacaactcgaaaataatgtttattgtatataagaaaatgtattcaaccaattataATCAGACTagtgacacctctatatggttgtcacgtatgttttcttacatacaataaacattttttaaagttatttacatacaatacacccaactttagttattttctactatagacattcgttcaaagtttgttacattccaagatacttatccctaaataaaacaatagattcAAGAAACTGATggatatttttaaaacaaaaaactcaATTAAGTATTCACAAAATCTCAAAAGTATTAATTGAATTAATAATATCTTTGCAATTTCATCAACCAATTCCTTAACTGTCAGAAGTTGAAGAACACTCACAAGCGACCTCATCTACATCTCTCCGGTGGAAATTCCGGTGACATCCACAGGCGGCGCACGTGAATGCGCCTCTCGTACCTTCATCTCCGTTAGCCATGAACTCCCTGCAACCATCCACGGCGTACCGACCAATGCTAGCTGCATGGTTCTTTAAGCATTGTCCGTAATACACCGTCCGAATC
It encodes:
- the LOC122608713 gene encoding mini zinc finger protein 2-like; translation: MKAMKKRHVVIKKTNNSNKTATTAPVIRTVYYGQCLKNHAASIGRYAVDGCREFMANGDEGTRGAFTCAACGCHRNFHRRDVDEVACECSSTSDS